A genomic segment from Dermatobacter hominis encodes:
- a CDS encoding ABC transporter permease gives MPAPLVRRELRARPGRVLMVFATVVVAVAFTTGAFGFSEQLSRLLAPSDSVQAANTLPEGTVVVTAETAGLATATALDDQLLDRIRAVDGVASAEGSYDQPVAFEVGWRGPVDRPQTLRGVVLSSTYQPQRWSIVEGRPPAGPDEVALDAGGLLVADQYVGGSGRLQLPTGTRDVTVTGLVAPAAGAPADGGTPAAATTPSAPVDGGSVNVALTDGHVILDPAVAPELLDAVGRVDRVTVIPTSGTGPDALRQRLTEALPESVRVDAITSAAAATQQTVGTIEDGVRTATIVYAGVTVLVAILVVVNVLSVILAQRTRELGLLRLVGARRRTVARIVVVEAVLIGTAASLVGGALGVVLAYAGARVVRVAGVDVDFAVTWAMVVVALAVGLLVTVIGSLWPALRASRVTPLDALSDTRAGADRPVRAPVPIACLAVGFGGAAWIASQAEGGLGGWTGAGIGLCLVVGFVGLALLSRWIVVPLAATVGAVLGRLSVPGRLGVGNARRQPSRTAGAASTLMVGLALVAVVATVGASARTTIDEQVRASGRADLYVERRGLVRVSMGALEQVLGLDPGFIEEVAAVQSFDGVVSGPGGASASAVASTLDVAARVADLGITAGDLGSGTGAVSGVMVSERTGEELGVGLGDTVTVRSTSGQQLELPVVATYRNTALFGGVIVDRDSAQLIDADGTFELAAIDLRDGIEGAWAVGGFQAVARSFNEVYVDTPESFARLRLTVADVALRVIGVMLVGALGVGFMGLAGTLALSTSERRRELVMLRAVGAKRRQIRALVWIEATFIGAVATIVGMGAGLVIGRVGSSVAPESIIEDPVVPWGQLGLVAVVGLGVAWLVSLGVARRASRLPPSEAGRL, from the coding sequence ATGCCCGCCCCCCTCGTGCGCCGAGAGCTGAGGGCCAGGCCCGGTCGGGTGCTGATGGTGTTCGCCACCGTCGTCGTGGCCGTGGCCTTCACGACCGGCGCGTTCGGCTTCTCCGAGCAGCTGTCGCGCCTGCTCGCCCCGAGCGACTCCGTGCAGGCGGCGAACACCCTGCCCGAGGGCACCGTCGTGGTGACGGCCGAGACCGCGGGGCTCGCGACCGCGACCGCCCTCGACGACCAGCTCCTCGACCGCATCCGCGCCGTCGACGGCGTGGCGTCGGCGGAGGGCAGCTACGACCAGCCGGTGGCGTTCGAGGTGGGCTGGCGCGGGCCGGTGGACCGCCCGCAGACCCTGCGGGGCGTCGTGCTGTCGTCGACGTACCAGCCGCAGCGGTGGTCGATCGTCGAGGGTCGCCCGCCGGCCGGACCCGACGAGGTGGCCCTCGACGCCGGCGGGCTACTGGTGGCGGACCAGTACGTCGGAGGGAGCGGCCGGCTCCAGCTGCCGACCGGCACGCGCGACGTCACGGTGACCGGCCTCGTCGCGCCGGCCGCTGGCGCCCCGGCGGACGGCGGCACGCCGGCCGCCGCCACCACCCCGTCGGCGCCGGTCGACGGCGGCAGCGTCAACGTGGCGCTGACCGACGGCCACGTCATCCTCGACCCGGCGGTGGCGCCCGAGCTGCTCGACGCGGTCGGCCGGGTCGACCGCGTGACGGTGATCCCGACGTCGGGCACCGGCCCCGACGCCCTCCGCCAGCGCCTGACCGAAGCGCTGCCCGAGTCCGTGCGGGTCGATGCGATCACGTCGGCGGCGGCTGCAACCCAGCAGACGGTGGGCACGATCGAGGACGGCGTGCGCACCGCGACGATCGTGTACGCCGGGGTGACCGTGCTCGTCGCGATCCTCGTCGTGGTCAACGTGCTCAGCGTGATCCTGGCCCAGCGCACCCGCGAGCTCGGCCTGCTCCGGCTCGTCGGGGCGCGTCGCCGCACGGTGGCCCGCATCGTGGTGGTCGAGGCGGTCCTCATCGGCACGGCGGCGTCGCTCGTCGGCGGAGCGCTCGGTGTGGTCCTCGCGTACGCCGGGGCCCGGGTCGTGCGCGTCGCCGGCGTCGACGTCGACTTCGCCGTCACGTGGGCGATGGTCGTGGTGGCGCTGGCGGTCGGCCTGCTCGTGACCGTCATCGGGTCGCTGTGGCCGGCGCTGCGGGCGTCGCGGGTCACGCCGCTCGACGCCCTCTCCGACACCCGTGCCGGCGCCGACCGCCCGGTACGGGCGCCCGTCCCGATCGCCTGCCTCGCGGTGGGGTTCGGCGGCGCGGCGTGGATCGCGTCGCAGGCCGAGGGCGGCCTCGGCGGTTGGACGGGCGCCGGGATCGGGCTGTGCCTGGTGGTCGGCTTCGTCGGCCTCGCCCTCCTGTCGCGGTGGATCGTCGTGCCGCTGGCCGCGACGGTCGGCGCCGTGCTCGGGCGCCTCAGCGTCCCCGGCCGGCTCGGCGTGGGCAACGCCCGGCGCCAGCCGTCGCGCACGGCGGGCGCCGCGTCGACGCTCATGGTCGGCCTGGCCCTCGTCGCCGTCGTGGCTACGGTCGGCGCCTCGGCCCGCACGACGATCGACGAGCAGGTCCGCGCCTCGGGTCGCGCCGACCTCTACGTCGAGCGGCGGGGACTGGTCCGGGTGTCCATGGGCGCCCTGGAGCAGGTGCTCGGGCTCGATCCCGGGTTCATCGAAGAGGTCGCGGCGGTGCAGTCCTTCGACGGCGTCGTGTCGGGACCGGGCGGTGCGTCGGCGAGCGCGGTCGCCTCGACCCTCGACGTGGCCGCACGGGTGGCCGACCTCGGGATCACGGCCGGCGACCTCGGCTCGGGGACCGGTGCCGTGAGCGGCGTCATGGTCTCGGAGCGGACCGGCGAGGAGCTGGGCGTGGGGCTCGGCGACACGGTGACGGTCCGCTCGACGTCGGGCCAGCAGCTCGAGCTGCCGGTCGTGGCGACCTACCGGAACACCGCGCTGTTCGGCGGGGTCATCGTCGACCGGGACTCGGCCCAGCTCATCGACGCGGACGGGACGTTCGAGCTGGCGGCGATCGACCTGCGCGACGGCATCGAGGGGGCGTGGGCCGTGGGCGGGTTCCAGGCGGTCGCCCGGTCGTTCAACGAGGTCTACGTCGACACCCCCGAGAGCTTCGCCCGCCTCCGGTTGACCGTCGCCGACGTGGCCCTGCGCGTGATCGGCGTGATGCTCGTGGGCGCCCTCGGCGTGGGGTTCATGGGCCTCGCCGGCACGTTGGCGCTGTCGACGTCGGAGCGCCGACGCGAGCTGGTGATGCTGCGAGCCGTCGGCGCCAAGCGCCGGCAGATCCGCGCCCTCGTGTGGATCGAGGCGACGTTCATCGGCGCCGTCGCCACCATCGTCGGCATGGGCGCCGGCCTGGTGATCGGCCGCGTGGGCAGCTCGGTCGCGCCCGAGTCGATCATCGAGGACCCGGTCGTGCCCTGGGGACAGCTCGGCCTCGTGGCCGTCGTCGGCCTGGGCGTGGCCTGGCTGGTGAGCCTCGGCGTGGCCCGGCGGGCCTCCCGGCTCCCACCCAGCGAGGCCGGCCGCCTCTAG
- the ilvN gene encoding acetolactate synthase small subunit, with amino-acid sequence MSATTSTSGGSTGSTQPARHHVLSVLVENRAGVLARVSNLFARRGYNIYSLAVAPTDDERFSRITIVVDVDKAPLEQIVKQLNKLINVIKISELSPQDSVERELLLCTVKATADVRSQVIELVELFEGRVLDVGHDELTLSLDAHPGRLDDLEELLRPYGIIDLQRTGRVALARLEHSQ; translated from the coding sequence ATGAGCGCCACGACCTCGACCTCCGGCGGGTCCACCGGCTCCACGCAGCCGGCCCGCCACCACGTGCTGTCGGTGCTGGTCGAGAACCGCGCCGGCGTGCTCGCCCGGGTGTCGAACCTCTTCGCCCGCCGTGGCTACAACATCTACTCGCTGGCGGTCGCGCCGACCGACGACGAGCGCTTCAGCCGCATCACGATCGTGGTCGACGTGGACAAGGCCCCGCTCGAGCAGATCGTGAAGCAGCTCAACAAGCTGATCAACGTGATCAAGATCAGCGAGCTGAGCCCGCAGGACTCGGTCGAGCGCGAGCTCCTGCTCTGCACGGTCAAGGCGACGGCGGACGTCCGCAGCCAGGTGATCGAGCTCGTCGAGCTGTTCGAGGGCCGCGTGCTCGACGTCGGCCACGACGAGCTGACGCTCAGCCTCGACGCCCACCCGGGTCGTCTGGACGACCTCGAGGAGCTGCTGCGCCCCTACGGGATCATCGACCTGCAGCGCACCGGCCGGGTCGCGCTGGCCCGCCTCGAGCACTCCCAGTAG
- a CDS encoding NUDIX domain-containing protein: MSTGTEGPDHGGRPPEGAGEELVEVVDEDGRVLEVVTRSRMRAERLRHRCTFVVVRDPSGRVLVHQRSPHKDMWPSRWDLAAGGVVRAGEDWDDAAARELGEEVGVVGVPLVPLAGGTTVSYADRDVAELARIWTATWDGPVTFADGEVIDARWVTVEELRDLVRTESFVADSLALVLPLVLGEGDGTGGEISP, translated from the coding sequence ATGTCGACGGGGACCGAGGGACCGGATCACGGCGGGCGCCCGCCCGAGGGCGCCGGCGAGGAGCTGGTCGAGGTCGTCGACGAGGACGGCCGCGTCCTCGAGGTCGTGACCCGGTCCCGGATGCGGGCCGAGCGCCTCCGCCACCGCTGCACGTTCGTGGTCGTGCGCGACCCGTCCGGCCGGGTGCTCGTCCACCAGCGCAGCCCGCACAAGGACATGTGGCCGAGCCGGTGGGACCTCGCCGCCGGGGGAGTGGTCCGGGCGGGCGAGGACTGGGACGACGCCGCGGCGCGCGAGCTGGGGGAGGAGGTCGGCGTGGTCGGGGTCCCGCTCGTGCCGCTCGCCGGGGGCACGACGGTGTCGTACGCCGACCGGGACGTGGCCGAGCTCGCCAGGATCTGGACGGCCACGTGGGACGGGCCGGTCACCTTCGCCGACGGCGAGGTGATCGACGCGCGCTGGGTCACCGTCGAGGAGCTCAGGGACCTCGTCCGGACCGAGTCGTTCGTGGCGGACTCGCTGGCCCTCGTCCTGCCGCTCGTCCTCGGCGAGGGCGACGGGACCGGCGGTGAGATTTCGCCCTGA
- a CDS encoding acetolactate synthase large subunit — translation MTDARRTLTDGRSTMNANGGEALIRSLELEGVEVIFGLPGGAILPVYDPILDSPIRHVLVRHEQGAGHMAEGYAHATGRPGVAMVTSGPGATNIVTPICDAFMDSVPMVVITGQVPRPAIGTDAFQECDIVGITRSITKHNELVTRPEDIPLAIRQAFHIATTGRPGPVLVDIPKDIVDPKNPASAMDWYWPSDADVAASLPGYKPTTKGHPKKVKEAVELILAAERPVIYAGGGILKARAAEALRALAELTDIPVVTTLMARGAFPDDHPLCLGMPGMHGNYTAVTAMQRADLLIALGSRFDDRVTGKVDAFAPDAKIIHVDIDPAELGKVRRPDVPIVGDCRLVIEELVRVLRQRTEGDAPQSERDDRLPWKQTISGWQEKYPLVYERSEGGGLLKPQYVLEELRDRAPEDCIVASGVGQHQMWTSQYWQFNHPYTWINSGGAGTMGFSVPAAIGAKVGRPDRMVWAVDGDGCFQMTAQELVTAATERIPVKVAILNNAYLGMVRQWQEMFYEERYSEVYLSPDLPDYVKWSEAMGCVAMRVESPEEVGPAIDKANEIDDRPVVLEFRTDSAEKVFPMVPSGLSNDDIVVDPSLGEGGR, via the coding sequence ATGACCGACGCCCGACGGACCCTGACAGATGGACGCAGCACGATGAACGCCAACGGTGGTGAAGCACTGATCCGATCCCTCGAGCTCGAGGGCGTCGAGGTCATCTTCGGCCTGCCCGGCGGGGCGATCCTGCCGGTGTACGACCCGATCCTGGACAGCCCGATCCGCCACGTGCTCGTGCGCCACGAGCAGGGTGCCGGCCACATGGCCGAGGGCTACGCGCATGCCACCGGGCGCCCCGGCGTGGCCATGGTGACGTCGGGTCCGGGGGCGACCAACATCGTCACCCCGATCTGCGACGCCTTCATGGACTCGGTGCCGATGGTCGTCATCACCGGCCAGGTGCCCCGGCCGGCGATCGGGACCGACGCCTTCCAGGAGTGCGACATCGTCGGGATCACCCGGTCGATCACCAAGCACAACGAGCTGGTGACGCGGCCCGAGGACATCCCGCTCGCGATCCGCCAGGCGTTCCACATCGCCACGACCGGTCGCCCCGGCCCGGTGCTCGTCGACATCCCCAAGGACATCGTCGACCCCAAGAACCCGGCGTCGGCGATGGACTGGTACTGGCCGTCGGACGCCGACGTCGCGGCGTCGCTGCCGGGCTACAAGCCGACCACCAAGGGCCACCCGAAGAAGGTCAAGGAGGCGGTCGAACTCATCCTGGCGGCCGAGCGCCCGGTCATCTACGCAGGCGGTGGCATCCTCAAGGCCCGCGCCGCCGAGGCGCTCCGAGCGCTGGCCGAGCTGACCGACATCCCGGTGGTGACCACGCTGATGGCGCGGGGCGCGTTCCCCGACGACCACCCGCTCTGCCTCGGCATGCCGGGCATGCACGGCAACTACACGGCGGTCACCGCCATGCAGCGGGCCGACCTGCTGATCGCGCTGGGCAGCCGCTTCGACGACCGGGTGACCGGCAAGGTCGACGCCTTCGCCCCCGACGCCAAGATCATCCACGTCGACATCGACCCGGCCGAGCTCGGCAAGGTCCGACGGCCCGACGTGCCGATCGTCGGCGACTGCCGGCTCGTGATCGAGGAGCTCGTCCGGGTGTTGCGCCAGCGCACCGAGGGCGACGCCCCGCAGTCCGAGCGCGACGACCGCCTGCCGTGGAAGCAGACCATCTCGGGCTGGCAGGAGAAGTACCCGCTGGTCTACGAGCGCTCCGAGGGCGGCGGTCTGCTTAAGCCGCAGTACGTGCTCGAGGAGCTGCGGGACCGGGCGCCCGAGGACTGCATCGTGGCGAGCGGCGTCGGCCAGCACCAGATGTGGACCAGCCAGTACTGGCAGTTCAACCACCCCTACACCTGGATCAACTCCGGCGGCGCCGGGACCATGGGCTTCTCGGTCCCCGCGGCCATCGGGGCCAAGGTCGGTCGGCCCGACCGCATGGTGTGGGCCGTGGACGGCGACGGCTGCTTCCAGATGACGGCGCAGGAGCTCGTCACCGCGGCGACCGAGCGCATCCCGGTCAAGGTCGCGATCCTCAACAACGCGTACCTGGGCATGGTCCGCCAGTGGCAGGAGATGTTCTACGAGGAGCGCTACTCCGAGGTGTACCTGTCGCCCGACCTGCCCGACTACGTCAAGTGGTCCGAGGCCATGGGCTGTGTCGCCATGCGGGTCGAGTCGCCCGAAGAGGTCGGTCCGGCCATCGACAAGGCGAACGAGATCGACGACCGGCCGGTCGTGCTCGAGTTCCGCACCGACAGCGCGGAGAAGGTGTTCCCCATGGTCCCGTCCGGCCTGAGCAACGACGACATCGTCGTCGACCCGTCGCTGGGGGAGGGCGGCCGATGA
- the ilvD gene encoding dihydroxy-acid dehydratase — protein sequence MPEYRSHTTTHGRNMAGARALWRATGMTDDDFDKPIIAVANSFTQFVPGHVHLKDLGQLVAGEIAAAGGVAKEFNSIAVDDGIAMGHGGMLYSLPSRDLIADSVEYMVNAHCADALVCISNCDKITPGMLMAAMRLNIPTVFVSGGPMEAGKTRLAGAEVKVDLISAMQKAGDKNVSDEEVAEVERSACPTCGSCSGMFTANSMNCLTEALGLSLPGNGTVVATHADREQLFLRAGRVVVDIARRYYEKDDDSVLPRSIADRRAFTNAISLDIAMGGSTNTVLHLLAAAHEGEIPFTMADIDALSRELPNICKVAPATEKYHIEDVHRAGGIPAILGELDRAGLIDTAAPTVHSETMSAALDQWDIARPTCTAEAKEFWRAGPAGIPTQVAFSQSTRWDSLDTDRAHGCIRDVEHAYSAEGGLAVLFGNLAPDGCIVKTAGVDEEIWTFSGPARVYESQDDAVEGILGEEVVAGDVVVIRYEGPKGGPGMQEMLYPTTYLKSRGLGKECALLTDGRFSGGTSGLCIGHASPEAAEGGLIGLVRTGDTIEIDIPNRTINLAVDDAELARRHAAELERGAAAWTPHDRDRQVSVALQAYAALTTSASRGAVRDISQIVSTHRPD from the coding sequence GTGCCCGAGTACCGATCCCACACCACCACGCACGGCCGCAACATGGCCGGTGCCCGTGCCCTGTGGCGGGCGACGGGCATGACCGACGACGACTTCGACAAGCCGATCATCGCCGTCGCCAACTCGTTCACCCAGTTCGTGCCGGGTCACGTGCACCTCAAGGACCTCGGTCAGCTCGTCGCGGGCGAGATCGCGGCCGCCGGCGGCGTCGCCAAGGAGTTCAACTCGATCGCCGTCGACGACGGCATCGCCATGGGCCACGGCGGGATGCTCTACAGCCTCCCCAGCCGGGACCTGATCGCCGACTCCGTCGAGTACATGGTCAACGCTCACTGCGCGGACGCCCTGGTGTGCATCTCGAACTGCGACAAGATCACCCCGGGCATGCTCATGGCCGCCATGCGCCTGAACATCCCGACGGTGTTCGTGTCGGGCGGTCCCATGGAGGCCGGCAAGACCCGGCTGGCCGGCGCCGAGGTCAAGGTCGACCTGATCTCGGCCATGCAGAAGGCCGGCGACAAGAACGTGAGCGACGAGGAGGTCGCCGAGGTCGAGCGCTCGGCGTGCCCCACGTGCGGGTCGTGCTCCGGCATGTTCACCGCCAACTCCATGAACTGCCTCACCGAGGCGCTCGGGCTGAGCCTCCCCGGCAACGGCACGGTCGTGGCCACGCACGCCGACCGCGAGCAGCTCTTCCTGCGCGCCGGCCGGGTGGTCGTCGACATCGCCCGTCGCTACTACGAGAAGGACGACGACTCGGTCCTGCCCCGGTCGATCGCCGATCGTCGGGCGTTCACCAACGCCATCTCGCTCGACATCGCCATGGGCGGCAGCACGAACACCGTGCTGCATCTGCTCGCCGCCGCCCACGAGGGCGAGATCCCGTTCACCATGGCCGACATCGACGCCCTGAGCCGTGAGCTGCCCAACATCTGCAAGGTGGCGCCGGCGACCGAGAAGTACCACATCGAGGACGTCCACCGGGCGGGCGGCATCCCCGCCATCCTCGGCGAGCTGGACCGCGCCGGCCTGATCGACACCGCGGCGCCGACGGTCCACTCCGAGACCATGTCGGCGGCCCTCGACCAGTGGGACATCGCCCGGCCCACCTGCACCGCCGAGGCCAAGGAGTTCTGGCGGGCCGGTCCCGCCGGCATCCCCACGCAGGTCGCCTTCAGCCAGTCCACGCGCTGGGACTCGCTCGACACCGACCGTGCCCACGGCTGCATCCGCGACGTCGAGCACGCCTACTCCGCGGAGGGCGGGCTGGCCGTGCTGTTCGGCAACCTCGCCCCCGACGGCTGCATCGTGAAGACCGCGGGCGTGGACGAGGAGATCTGGACGTTCTCCGGCCCCGCCCGCGTCTACGAGAGCCAGGACGACGCCGTCGAGGGGATCCTGGGCGAGGAGGTCGTCGCCGGCGACGTCGTCGTCATCCGCTACGAGGGCCCCAAGGGCGGTCCGGGCATGCAGGAGATGCTGTACCCGACGACCTACCTCAAGAGCCGCGGCCTCGGGAAGGAGTGCGCGCTGCTCACCGACGGGCGCTTCTCCGGCGGCACCTCGGGCCTGTGCATCGGCCATGCCTCGCCCGAGGCGGCCGAGGGCGGGCTCATCGGCCTCGTCCGCACCGGCGACACGATCGAGATCGACATCCCGAACCGCACCATCAACCTGGCGGTCGACGACGCCGAGCTCGCCCGTCGCCACGCCGCCGAGCTGGAGCGGGGCGCCGCGGCGTGGACGCCCCACGACCGCGACCGGCAGGTGTCGGTCGCGCTGCAGGCCTACGCCGCGCTGACCACCTCGGCGTCGCGCGGCGCCGTGCGGGACATCTCCCAGATCGTCTCCACGCACCGCCCCGACTGA
- a CDS encoding TerC family protein, whose product MEWITNPEIWSALVTLLFLEVVLGVDNVIFISILASRLPEDQQDRARRTGLLAAGAMRVVLLLGVGWVISLKAELFEVAGRSFSGKDLILIGGGVFLIYKATMEIHHKLEGEEHHASEKAAPTFASVIGQVLLLDAVFSIDSVITAVGMTDYVAVMVVAVMAAVGIMLFASKAIYTFVNQHPTVKMLALSFLLLIGVTLVAEGIGNKIPKGYIYAAIAFAVLVEMLNIRVTTNRRKRLERTAEAEGVAAPAPTEPVHLHQAIIPDDDGLVGSGRRM is encoded by the coding sequence ATGGAGTGGATCACCAACCCCGAGATCTGGTCGGCGCTCGTCACCCTGCTCTTCCTCGAGGTCGTCCTCGGGGTCGACAACGTGATCTTCATCTCGATCCTGGCGTCGCGCCTGCCCGAGGACCAGCAGGACCGCGCCCGCCGGACGGGTCTGCTCGCGGCCGGGGCCATGCGGGTGGTGCTGCTGCTGGGCGTCGGTTGGGTGATCAGCCTGAAGGCCGAGCTGTTCGAGGTGGCCGGGCGCTCGTTCTCCGGCAAGGACCTCATCCTCATCGGCGGCGGGGTCTTCCTGATCTACAAGGCGACGATGGAGATCCACCACAAGCTCGAGGGCGAGGAGCACCACGCCAGCGAGAAGGCGGCGCCCACGTTCGCGTCGGTCATCGGGCAGGTGCTGCTGCTCGACGCCGTGTTCTCGATCGACTCGGTGATCACCGCCGTCGGCATGACCGACTACGTGGCGGTGATGGTCGTCGCCGTCATGGCGGCCGTGGGGATCATGCTGTTCGCCTCCAAGGCGATCTACACGTTCGTGAACCAGCACCCCACGGTGAAGATGCTGGCCCTGTCGTTCCTGCTGCTGATCGGCGTGACCCTGGTGGCCGAGGGCATCGGCAACAAGATCCCGAAGGGCTACATCTACGCAGCGATCGCCTTCGCGGTCCTGGTCGAGATGCTGAACATCCGGGTGACGACCAACCGCCGCAAGCGGTTGGAGCGCACGGCCGAGGCCGAGGGCGTGGCCGCCCCGGCGCCGACCGAGCCGGTGCACCTGCACCAGGCGATCATCCCCGACGACGACGGCCTGGTCGGTTCCGGCCGGCGGATGTAG